A region of Alteromonadaceae bacterium 2753L.S.0a.02 DNA encodes the following proteins:
- a CDS encoding HD-GYP domain-containing protein (c-di-GMP phosphodiesterase class II) has product MSDEFENLIGVHSRFDKKINVRDLHVGMYVTKLDRDWLETPFLIQGLEVESAKDIEELAQYCEHVWVHNTEMPFAKEGALLDNKPSRRRTAKLFAVATPVEEEHAIARKLTVDTYKFISSLFDDIRLGRSVEEKKVRKIVRKNAESVIRNPDALSWMTRMRDEDRYTAEHSMHVCILALVFGRALGLPEEQLNNLGLCGLLHDVGKIRIPDEILNKPGKLSDKEMAVMKAHSAHGRKLLAASPNMYEGAIDVAFCHHERPDGKGYPQGLQDSEISLFSKMIAIVDAYDAMTCDRVYAKARPTTEALRILYECRGTQFDEKLVLAFIQTIGLYPPGSVVELRNGCVGLVVATNDRSRHLPKVLIMRDEEQQACKNRTVDLSLTLTGELSTHYHIKSVHSDGYCGIYLRECFEKGLLLHL; this is encoded by the coding sequence ATGTCTGATGAATTTGAAAACCTGATTGGAGTTCACAGCCGGTTCGACAAAAAAATTAACGTGCGTGATCTCCATGTTGGTATGTACGTTACCAAATTGGATAGGGACTGGCTTGAAACACCATTTCTAATTCAGGGCTTGGAGGTTGAGTCTGCCAAAGATATCGAGGAGCTCGCCCAGTACTGTGAGCATGTATGGGTTCATAATACTGAAATGCCTTTTGCGAAAGAGGGTGCGTTGCTTGACAATAAGCCCTCCCGGCGACGTACAGCAAAATTATTTGCTGTAGCAACACCGGTAGAAGAAGAGCATGCGATTGCCCGTAAACTCACAGTAGATACCTACAAATTTATTTCCAGCTTGTTCGATGATATTCGCCTGGGTCGGTCTGTAGAAGAGAAAAAAGTTCGCAAAATAGTACGTAAAAATGCCGAATCTGTTATCCGCAATCCCGATGCACTTTCGTGGATGACCCGTATGCGTGATGAAGACAGATATACTGCAGAGCATTCGATGCACGTATGCATTCTGGCATTGGTTTTTGGCCGTGCTTTGGGTTTACCTGAAGAGCAGTTAAATAATCTTGGTTTATGTGGCTTGTTGCATGACGTCGGTAAAATACGTATTCCCGATGAAATACTTAATAAGCCGGGCAAGCTTAGCGATAAAGAAATGGCAGTAATGAAAGCCCATTCGGCTCACGGCAGGAAGTTGCTTGCTGCGAGTCCCAATATGTACGAAGGGGCGATTGATGTTGCGTTTTGTCATCACGAACGACCCGATGGTAAGGGCTATCCGCAGGGGTTACAAGATTCGGAAATTTCCTTATTTAGCAAGATGATCGCAATAGTCGATGCCTACGATGCCATGACTTGCGACAGAGTGTACGCAAAAGCCAGACCCACAACAGAAGCATTGCGCATTCTGTATGAATGTCGCGGGACACAATTCGACGAAAAACTTGTGCTTGCCTTTATCCAGACGATTGGCTTATATCCGCCGGGTAGTGTGGTGGAACTGCGAAATGGCTGTGTGGGCTTGGTTGTGGCAACCAACGATCGCAGTCGCCATTTGCCAAAAGTGCTTATTATGCGCGATGAAGAGCAGCAAGCGTGTAAAAACCGTACCGTTGATTTATCCCTTACGCTGACTGGTGAGCTCAGTACCCATTACCATATTAA
- a CDS encoding HD-GYP domain-containing protein (c-di-GMP phosphodiesterase class II), whose translation MPKTVKMHVGELRVGMFVSKLDRDWLDTPFIMQGFLLEEQDDIEIVAEFCEYVWVDTDYSSKVSGPSSGVGTASQARAGTAFAGPSVSIQEEHRKTYKTFREARSLTKSLLDDIRLGGALDGSSARDMVNDCVQSVIRHPDALLWMSKIRDEREYTAEHCLNVCIMSIAFGRQLGMDEQELHNLGFCGLLHDVGKMRVPQEIVDKPASLTPKEMRLMKAHTVHGRNLLLASSNIFNGAIDVAYSHHERIDGTGYPRKLPGHGISRYSRIVALVDAYDAMTADRCYAPAKTSTEALKIIYNEKGKQFDEALAIKFIETIGLYPAGSIVELYSGDVGIVIESNPKLRHLPKVILLLDETKSVREKEVVKDLSHIESGELPRRFLIKQVWRDGSFDIRLREYQKKGLIIKH comes from the coding sequence ATGCCGAAAACTGTAAAAATGCATGTGGGAGAACTGCGTGTAGGGATGTTTGTATCCAAACTCGACCGAGATTGGTTAGATACCCCTTTCATCATGCAAGGTTTCCTACTTGAAGAACAGGATGACATCGAAATTGTAGCGGAGTTCTGCGAATACGTTTGGGTGGATACAGATTACAGTTCGAAAGTGAGTGGCCCCAGCTCCGGCGTGGGTACCGCAAGTCAGGCGCGCGCGGGCACTGCTTTCGCCGGGCCGTCTGTATCTATCCAGGAAGAACACCGAAAAACCTATAAAACATTCAGGGAGGCGCGCAGCCTTACCAAATCCTTACTTGATGATATCCGCCTCGGCGGAGCGCTCGATGGCAGCAGTGCCCGAGACATGGTGAACGATTGTGTGCAATCAGTTATTCGTCATCCCGATGCGCTGTTGTGGATGTCAAAAATTCGTGATGAGCGTGAATACACCGCGGAGCATTGTCTCAATGTTTGCATAATGTCGATTGCGTTTGGACGCCAGCTAGGCATGGACGAGCAGGAGCTCCATAATCTTGGGTTTTGTGGGCTGTTACACGACGTTGGCAAAATGCGTGTGCCACAGGAAATCGTTGACAAGCCTGCGAGCCTTACCCCTAAAGAAATGCGTTTGATGAAAGCCCACACGGTGCACGGCCGCAATCTTTTATTAGCAAGCAGCAATATTTTCAATGGCGCGATCGACGTAGCCTACAGTCACCATGAACGCATCGATGGCACAGGATACCCCAGAAAACTGCCTGGCCACGGAATTTCCCGCTATTCCCGTATCGTCGCGCTGGTCGATGCCTACGATGCAATGACTGCCGACCGGTGCTATGCACCGGCGAAAACATCAACTGAAGCTTTGAAAATTATTTACAACGAAAAAGGGAAGCAGTTTGACGAAGCGTTAGCAATAAAATTTATCGAAACTATTGGCTTGTACCCTGCGGGCAGTATTGTAGAACTGTATAGCGGCGATGTTGGAATCGTCATTGAGTCAAATCCAAAGTTAAGACATTTACCCAAGGTTATTTTATTGCTCGATGAAACGAAATCCGTGCGGGAAAAAGAAGTTGTAAAAGATTTATCGCACATCGAAAGCGGTGAACTACCACGTCGCTTTTTAATCAAGCAAGTGTGGCGCGATGGCAGCTTTGATATTCGTTTACGGGAATATCAGAAAAAAGGACTCATTATCAAGCATTAG
- a CDS encoding aspartate aminotransferase, which translates to MFESLKPIPADPILGVIAQFNSDPRDHKIDLGVGVYRDEHLQTPVLSSVKQAEEFLLASETSKAYIGPVGNSQFNALMIDLALGADHSAKSEMALVQTPGGCGALRVAAELIKRAYAGATIWVSDPTWGNHMPLLGDAGIQLKTYPYYDFETHQLRFDAMMAGLVEVKKGDLVLLHACCHNPSGADLTREQWHAISDLAQLKGFVPFVDMAYQGFGEDVASDAYGLRLLCEHLPEVLLAVSCSKNFGLYRERVGAVALKSAAPQIANSHFASIVRGIYSMPPAHGAAIVAHILANKVLFEQWLSELGCMRERILEMRTRLVDQLRSDGAGGRFDHIQHQRGMFSFLGLSASQVQDLAQNHAVYMVESSRINLAGLSEANIQPFCQALLSVM; encoded by the coding sequence ATGTTCGAATCTCTGAAACCGATTCCCGCCGACCCGATTCTTGGGGTTATCGCGCAATTTAATAGTGACCCCCGTGATCACAAAATTGATTTAGGTGTTGGCGTTTATCGCGACGAGCACTTGCAAACACCCGTGCTGTCGAGCGTTAAACAAGCTGAGGAATTTCTCTTGGCGAGCGAAACTTCCAAAGCCTATATCGGCCCAGTAGGTAATTCTCAGTTCAACGCATTGATGATCGATTTGGCTTTGGGGGCTGATCACAGTGCCAAGTCGGAAATGGCGTTAGTGCAAACCCCCGGTGGCTGTGGGGCACTGCGTGTTGCTGCGGAGCTTATCAAGCGAGCCTATGCGGGTGCGACAATTTGGGTGAGTGACCCCACATGGGGCAATCATATGCCCTTGTTGGGCGATGCAGGTATTCAACTTAAAACCTACCCTTATTATGACTTCGAAACACATCAATTAAGATTCGATGCCATGATGGCTGGCCTGGTAGAGGTTAAAAAAGGCGATTTGGTGCTGCTTCACGCGTGCTGCCACAATCCTAGTGGTGCCGATTTAACACGGGAACAGTGGCATGCAATTTCTGATTTGGCACAACTCAAGGGCTTTGTACCTTTTGTGGACATGGCCTATCAAGGATTTGGTGAAGACGTCGCAAGCGATGCCTACGGCTTACGTCTGCTTTGTGAGCATCTGCCGGAAGTCCTACTAGCGGTTTCCTGTTCGAAAAATTTTGGTCTATACCGTGAGCGCGTGGGCGCTGTGGCCCTGAAGAGCGCAGCGCCTCAAATTGCAAATTCGCATTTTGCGAGTATTGTGCGAGGCATTTACTCCATGCCGCCAGCACACGGTGCAGCCATTGTTGCACATATTCTTGCTAATAAGGTTTTGTTTGAGCAATGGCTCTCGGAATTGGGCTGCATGCGCGAGCGAATTCTTGAGATGCGCACCCGGTTGGTAGATCAACTTCGAAGTGACGGTGCTGGTGGCCGCTTTGATCATATTCAGCATCAGCGAGGTATGTTTTCTTTCCTTGGGCTGAGTGCGTCTCAGGTTCAGGATCTTGCTCAAAATCACGCCGTGTACATGGTTGAGTCCAGCCGTATAAACCTTGCCGGGCTTTCTGAAGCGAATATTCAGCCATTCTGCCAGGCGCTCCTCAGCGTTATGTAA
- a CDS encoding Lrp/AsnC family transcriptional regulator: protein MASEELDNYDHKILKLLQTDASISMNDLGDKVGLSHTPCWRRVKRLEEMGYIRGNVMLLNASQLNLGVAVHAYITIKSHDEDSLVAFESSVQPIPEIVECYSITGDKDYLLRVVVASVDHYEKLLKSTIVHLPNVASVNSVFALKQVKYTTALPL from the coding sequence ATGGCCAGCGAAGAGCTCGATAATTACGATCACAAAATTTTAAAGCTATTGCAAACCGACGCCAGCATTTCCATGAATGATTTGGGAGATAAAGTAGGCTTATCGCACACACCTTGTTGGCGTCGCGTGAAGCGCCTAGAGGAGATGGGTTATATTCGAGGTAATGTGATGTTATTAAATGCCTCGCAACTGAATCTGGGAGTGGCGGTTCATGCCTACATAACCATTAAGAGTCACGACGAAGATTCTCTGGTCGCGTTTGAAAGTTCAGTGCAGCCTATTCCAGAAATCGTGGAATGTTACTCGATCACTGGTGACAAAGATTACTTGCTACGCGTCGTTGTCGCTAGTGTTGATCATTATGAGAAGCTGCTTAAGAGTACGATTGTTCATTTACCAAATGTCGCTTCGGTAAATTCTGTGTTTGCTTTAAAGCAGGTTAAATATACAACGGCTTTACCGTTGTGA
- a CDS encoding diacylglycerol kinase (ATP) — protein sequence MIQKNRGFTRLIKASRYSYKGILAAIRYEAAFRQELIAAVVLVPLAFWLNVSKLERIVMVATVLIVLIIELLNSGIESVVDRVGYEHHELAGRAKDMGSAAVSLSLLLWLFVWVGILFFD from the coding sequence ATGATCCAAAAAAACCGCGGATTTACTCGGTTGATTAAAGCATCACGCTATTCGTACAAAGGTATACTCGCAGCGATACGATACGAAGCCGCATTTCGGCAAGAGCTCATTGCAGCTGTTGTGTTGGTGCCCTTAGCCTTCTGGTTGAACGTCTCTAAGCTCGAGCGCATAGTCATGGTGGCAACTGTGTTGATTGTGTTGATCATAGAGCTTCTTAACAGTGGCATTGAATCGGTGGTTGATCGCGTTGGCTATGAACACCACGAATTAGCTGGTCGAGCAAAGGATATGGGCTCTGCAGCAGTGTCTCTGAGTCTTTTGCTGTGGTTATTCGTGTGGGTGGGCATACTTTTCTTCGATTAG
- a CDS encoding pyridoxamine 5'-phosphate oxidase — MKLEDIRREYLMGGLRRENLQDNPYEQFSLWLKQAITTEIPDPTAMTLATVDDQGQPSQRIVLLKHLDSSGFIFYTNYKSNKALQIANNPKVCLHFPWHGMERQVKVEGVAEKITKADSLKYFLSRPRDSQLAAWASQQSHKISSRKFLLMQYESMKAKFANGEVPIPDFWGGFLVRPHLFEFWQGGGSRLHDRFQYIKEGAHWQISRLAP; from the coding sequence ATGAAACTCGAAGACATTCGTCGTGAATACCTCATGGGAGGCTTGCGACGGGAAAATCTGCAAGATAACCCTTACGAACAGTTCAGCTTGTGGCTTAAACAAGCCATCACCACCGAAATTCCCGACCCCACGGCAATGACTTTGGCGACCGTCGATGATCAAGGGCAACCCAGCCAGCGTATCGTGTTGCTGAAACATCTCGACAGCTCGGGTTTTATTTTCTACACCAATTATAAGAGTAATAAAGCCCTGCAAATCGCTAACAACCCCAAAGTATGTTTGCATTTTCCGTGGCATGGCATGGAGCGTCAGGTGAAAGTTGAAGGTGTGGCAGAAAAAATCACCAAAGCGGATTCGCTCAAGTATTTCCTGTCTCGACCGAGAGACAGTCAGCTTGCGGCATGGGCATCGCAGCAGAGCCATAAGATAAGCTCTCGAAAATTTTTATTAATGCAATACGAATCTATGAAGGCGAAATTTGCTAATGGCGAAGTGCCGATACCCGATTTTTGGGGCGGGTTTTTAGTGCGTCCCCACCTATTTGAATTCTGGCAGGGTGGAGGGAGCCGGTTGCATGATCGCTTCCAGTATATAAAAGAGGGAGCTCACTGGCAGATATCGCGCCTGGCCCCATAG